A single Pan troglodytes isolate AG18354 chromosome X, NHGRI_mPanTro3-v2.0_pri, whole genome shotgun sequence DNA region contains:
- the RPL10 gene encoding large ribosomal subunit protein uL16 isoform X1, whose amino-acid sequence MGRRPARCYRYCKNKPYPKSRFCRGVPDAKIRIFDLGRKKAKVDEFPLCGHMVSDEYEQLSSEALEAARICANKYMVKSCGKDGFHIRVRLHPFHVIRINKMLSCAGADRLQTGMRGAFGKPQGTVARVHIGQVIMSIRTKLQNKEHVIEALRRAKFKFPGRQKIHISKKWGFTKFNADEFEDMVAEKRLIPDGCGVKYIPNRGPLDKWRALHS is encoded by the exons ATGGGCCGCCGCCCCGCCCGTTG TTACCGGTATTGTAAGAACAAGCCGTACCCAAAGTCTCGCTTCTGCCGAGGTGTCCCTG ATGCCAAGATTCGCATTTTTGACCTGGGGCGGAAAAAGGCAAAAGTGGATGAGTTTCCGCTTTGTGGCCACATGGTGTCAGATGAATATGAGCAGCTGTCCTCTGAAG CCCTGGAGGCTGCCCGAATTTGTGCGAATAAGTACATGGTAAAAAGTTGTGGCAAAGATGGCTTCCATATCCGGGTGCGGCTCCACCCCTTCCACGTCATCCGCATCAACAAGATGTTGTCCTGTGCTGGGGCTGACAG GCTCCAAACAGGCATGCGAGGTGCCTTTGGAAAGCCCCAGGGCACTGTGGCCAGGGTTCACATTGGCCAAGTTATCATGTCCATCCGCACCAAGCTGCAGAACAAGGAGCATGTGATTGAGGCCCTGCGCAGGGCCAAGTTCAAGTTTCCTGGCCGCCAGAAG atccacatctcaaagaagtggGGCTTCACCAAGTTCAATGCTGATGAATTTGAAGACATGGTGGCTGAAAAGCGGCTCATCCCAGATGGCTGTGGGGTCAAGTACATCCCCAATCGTGGCCCTCTGGACAAGTGGCGGGCCCTGCACTCATGA
- the RPL10 gene encoding large ribosomal subunit protein uL16 isoform X2, producing MGRRPARCYRYCKNKPYPKSRFCRGVPDAKIRIFDLGRKKAKVDEFPLCGHMVSDEYEQLSSEALEAARICANKYMVKSCGKDGFHIRVRLHPFHVIRINKMLSCAGADRSTSQRSGASPSSMLMNLKTWWLKSGSSQMAVGSSTSPIVALWTSGGPCTHEGFQCAAPLLILTNKFYFLSTYVFVSTFLTGKELPLGTFGSLPFHFRNRLTTQPCS from the exons ATGGGCCGCCGCCCCGCCCGTTG TTACCGGTATTGTAAGAACAAGCCGTACCCAAAGTCTCGCTTCTGCCGAGGTGTCCCTG ATGCCAAGATTCGCATTTTTGACCTGGGGCGGAAAAAGGCAAAAGTGGATGAGTTTCCGCTTTGTGGCCACATGGTGTCAGATGAATATGAGCAGCTGTCCTCTGAAG CCCTGGAGGCTGCCCGAATTTGTGCGAATAAGTACATGGTAAAAAGTTGTGGCAAAGATGGCTTCCATATCCGGGTGCGGCTCCACCCCTTCCACGTCATCCGCATCAACAAGATGTTGTCCTGTGCTGGGGCTGACAG atccacatctcaaagaagtggGGCTTCACCAAGTTCAATGCTGATGAATTTGAAGACATGGTGGCTGAAAAGCGGCTCATCCCAGATGGCTGTGGGGTCAAGTACATCCCCAATCGTGGCCCTCTGGACAAGTGGCGGGCCCTGCACTCATGAGGGCTTCCAATGTGCTGCCCCCCTCTTAATACTCACCAATAAATTCTACTTCCTGTCCACCTATGTCTTTGTATCTACATTCTTGACGGGGAAGGAACTTCCTCTGGGAACCTTTGGGTCATTGCCCTTTCACTTCAGAAACAGGTTGACAACTCAGCCCTGCTCATGA
- the DNASE1L1 gene encoding deoxyribonuclease-1-like 1, whose product MHYPTALLFLILANGAQAFRICAFNAQRLTLAKVAREQVMDTLVRILARCDIMVLQEVVDSSGSAIPLLLRELNRFDGSGPYSTLSSPQLGRSTYMETYVYFYRSHKTQVLSSYVYNDEDDVFAREPFVAQFSLPSNVLPSLVLVPLHTTPKAVEKELNALYDVFLEVSQHWQSKDVILLGDFNADCASLTKKRLDKLELRTEPGFHWVIADGEDTTVRASTHCTYDRIVLHGERCRSLLHTAAAFDFPTSFQLTEEEALNISDHYPVEVELKLSQAHSVQPLSLTVLLLLSLLSPQLCPAA is encoded by the exons ATGCACTACCCAACTGcactcctcttcctcatcctggCCAATGGGGCCCAGGCCTTTCGCATCTGCGCCTTCAATGCCCAGCGGCTGACGCTGGCCAAGGTGGCCAGGGAGCAGGTGATGGACACCTTAGTTCGG ATACTGGCTCGCTGTGACATCATGGTGCTGCAGGAGGTGGTGGACTCTTCTGGCAGCGCCATCCCCCTCCTGCTTCGAGAACTCAATCG ATTTGATGGCTCTGGGCCCTACAGCACCCTGAGCAGCCCCCAGCTGGGGCGCAGCACCTACATGGAGACGTATGTGTATTTCTATCG GTCACACAAAACACAGGTCCTGAGTTCCTACGTGTACAACGATGAGGATGACGTCTTTGCCCGGGAGCCATTTGTGGCCCAGTTCTCTTTGCCCAGCAATG TCCTTCCCAGCCTGGTGTTGGTCCCGCTGCACACCACTCCTAAGGCCGTAGAGAAGGAGCTGAACGCCCTCTACGATGTGTTTCTGGAGGTCTCCCAGCACTGGCAGAGCAAG GACGTGATCCTGCTCGGGGACTTCAATGCTGACTGTGCTTCACTGACCAAAAAGCGCCTGGACAAGCTGGAGCTGCGGACTGAGCCAGGCTTCCACTGGGTGATTGCCGACGGGGAGGACACCACAGTGCGGGCCAGCACCCACTGCACCTATGACCGCATCGTGCTGCACGGGGAGCGCTGCCGGAGTCTGCTGCACACTGCGGCTGCCTTTGACTTCCCCACGAGCTTCCAGCTCACCGAGGAGGAG GCCCTCAACATCAGTGACCACTACCCCGTGGAGGTGGAGCTGAAGCTGAGCCAGGCGCACAGCGTCCAGCCTCTCAGCCTCACTGTTCTGTTGCTGCTATCACTCCTGTCCCCTCAGCTGTGCCCTGCCGCCTGA
- the RPL10 gene encoding large ribosomal subunit protein uL16 isoform X3, which yields MGRRPARCYRYCKNKPYPKSRFCRGVPDAKIRIFDLGRKKAKVDEFPLCGHMVSDEYEQLSSEALEAARICANKYMVKSCGKDGFHIRVRLHPFHVIRINKMLSCAGADRHARCLWKAPGHCGQGSHWPSYHVHPHQAAEQGACD from the exons ATGGGCCGCCGCCCCGCCCGTTG TTACCGGTATTGTAAGAACAAGCCGTACCCAAAGTCTCGCTTCTGCCGAGGTGTCCCTG ATGCCAAGATTCGCATTTTTGACCTGGGGCGGAAAAAGGCAAAAGTGGATGAGTTTCCGCTTTGTGGCCACATGGTGTCAGATGAATATGAGCAGCTGTCCTCTGAAG CCCTGGAGGCTGCCCGAATTTGTGCGAATAAGTACATGGTAAAAAGTTGTGGCAAAGATGGCTTCCATATCCGGGTGCGGCTCCACCCCTTCCACGTCATCCGCATCAACAAGATGTTGTCCTGTGCTGGGGCTGACAG GCATGCGAGGTGCCTTTGGAAAGCCCCAGGGCACTGTGGCCAGGGTTCACATTGGCCAAGTTATCATGTCCATCCGCACCAAGCTGCAGAACAAGGAGCATGTGATTGA